From Tsuneonella aeria, one genomic window encodes:
- a CDS encoding RNA polymerase sigma factor, which translates to MKCSPEECTDGDLVALTRAGRQDAFAELMRRHKEPLYRLIRGHIGDPEEAVDLVQDSFISAFKALDRYDQTRPFRAWMARIAINKCRDWARRRAVRRLLLTAAPPAQAAEVPDPAPGIDDTVGDRQELERLWQAIADLPRALKEPLILRTIDGLSQAEVAALLRISGKAVETRLYRARRRLSALRDVDRELPR; encoded by the coding sequence ATGAAATGCTCCCCGGAAGAGTGCACCGACGGAGACCTCGTGGCGCTCACCCGGGCCGGAAGGCAGGATGCATTTGCAGAGCTCATGCGCCGTCACAAGGAGCCTCTCTACCGGCTCATCCGCGGCCATATTGGCGATCCGGAGGAGGCGGTCGATCTCGTCCAGGATTCCTTTATCTCGGCATTCAAGGCACTCGATCGTTACGATCAGACGCGGCCGTTCCGCGCCTGGATGGCGCGGATAGCCATCAACAAGTGCCGGGATTGGGCGCGACGCCGTGCAGTGCGAAGGCTGCTTCTCACAGCGGCTCCGCCCGCCCAGGCGGCAGAGGTACCGGATCCTGCGCCCGGCATCGACGATACCGTCGGCGACAGGCAGGAACTGGAACGGCTCTGGCAGGCCATAGCCGACCTGCCGCGCGCTCTGAAGGAGCCACTTATCCTGCGAACCATCGACGGCCTTTCGCAGGCGGAAGTCGCTGCACTCCTGCGGATCAGCGGCAAGGCGGTGGAAACGCGCCTCTATCGCGCACGGCGCAGGCTTTCAGCACTGCGCGACGTCGATCGGGAGCTGCCTCGCTAG
- a CDS encoding DUF2231 domain-containing protein, giving the protein MAVALLGLVAGAPLSAHENHDELGAGPGPAVEVANVPPIEKASEADAHTNMAVANGEAMDQHAQAAERSKTFGERLMSWLGRLHSLVVHFPIAMFVGALGVELFGLWRGKRDYGQATHVMLIVGAVGAVAAALLGWFAGGFYMTDRNSVLMVHRWLGTAIAVAGLLLLYLSATARRAPEKPRTVYWALLGGMTVAIAIQGYIGGSFMHGGMSHMAF; this is encoded by the coding sequence ATGGCGGTCGCGCTGCTCGGCCTTGTGGCAGGGGCGCCATTGTCGGCGCACGAAAATCATGATGAGCTTGGAGCGGGCCCCGGTCCCGCCGTCGAGGTGGCGAACGTTCCCCCTATAGAGAAGGCGTCGGAGGCGGACGCGCACACCAATATGGCAGTCGCTAATGGAGAGGCGATGGACCAACATGCCCAAGCGGCCGAGCGCAGCAAGACATTCGGCGAACGGCTGATGAGCTGGCTGGGCCGGCTCCATAGCCTGGTTGTGCACTTCCCGATCGCGATGTTTGTCGGTGCGCTTGGCGTCGAGCTGTTCGGGCTGTGGCGAGGCAAGCGGGATTATGGGCAAGCCACGCATGTCATGCTCATCGTCGGTGCGGTCGGCGCCGTGGCGGCAGCCCTGCTCGGGTGGTTCGCGGGCGGGTTCTACATGACCGACCGCAATTCGGTCCTGATGGTCCACCGGTGGCTCGGAACTGCGATTGCGGTCGCCGGGCTCCTACTGCTGTATCTGTCAGCAACGGCACGCCGAGCGCCAGAAAAGCCGCGCACCGTCTATTGGGCGCTGCTCGGCGGGATGACGGTGGCGATCGCGATTCAGGGTTATATCGGCGGCAGCTTCATGCACGGCGGCATGAGCCACATGGCATTCTAG
- a CDS encoding PepSY domain-containing protein, which produces MRLSPLFFRRVHKWIGLILGLQFVIWTISGAVMAVLDMNAVAGGPPPPRTEAIGLPASSGGWPVVQRTLGTASITSLTVRPLLNDHVFEIVTPAGTRLFDVRTGTSVQVDAALARRLAEASYTGSAAIRNVELLSEPTLAIREHEGPAWRVDFADESNSSFYISQATGRLIERRNDTWRIWDFVWMLHNMDYVNRTSFNHPLIITVGFGIGWLAITGFYLLFKTSWRPEARLLARLRQPDRQN; this is translated from the coding sequence ATGAGGTTATCGCCGCTCTTCTTCAGGCGCGTCCATAAGTGGATCGGCCTCATCCTCGGCCTGCAGTTCGTGATCTGGACGATCAGCGGCGCGGTGATGGCCGTGCTCGACATGAACGCCGTCGCCGGCGGTCCGCCACCGCCAAGAACTGAGGCCATCGGCCTGCCTGCCAGCAGCGGTGGCTGGCCGGTCGTGCAGCGCACGCTCGGCACAGCGTCAATCACGTCGCTGACAGTGCGGCCCCTGCTGAACGATCATGTCTTTGAAATAGTCACGCCTGCCGGCACCCGCTTATTCGACGTCAGGACCGGCACTTCCGTGCAGGTGGACGCCGCTTTAGCCCGTCGCCTTGCCGAAGCGAGCTACACAGGCAGCGCAGCCATCAGGAATGTTGAACTTCTGTCCGAGCCGACCTTGGCGATCCGGGAGCATGAGGGTCCAGCGTGGCGCGTGGATTTCGCTGACGAAAGCAACAGCAGCTTCTACATCTCGCAGGCGACGGGGAGGCTCATCGAGCGCCGAAACGACACCTGGCGCATCTGGGACTTCGTCTGGATGCTCCATAACATGGACTATGTGAACCGGACTAGCTTCAATCACCCGCTGATCATCACCGTCGGCTTCGGCATCGGCTGGCTTGCGATCACCGGCTTCTATCTGCTGTTCAAGACCAGCTGGAGGCCTGAGGCGCGGTTGCTGGCGAGACTCAGGCAACCTGACAGACAGAACTGA
- a CDS encoding DUF305 domain-containing protein — protein MRIWHKVLTASAAVVLASACSQEAEAPANQQESADANAMMADPANPYAEAEMQMKERMAAALGANPSETWLRKMIEHHRGAIAMTEVLEAEGGDPQVLEKARMSADKQRKEITELERLLGTGAAAASGGENPYAQAVEQMHQRMMAANGANPSETWMRKMVAHHRGGVDMSNVLLELGGDPRILEKARMTAADQAKEADELERMLQGEQVGAAAAAPAAPKATPATAAQASVPQRTEPAAKAKAEAPKAAAKAPAEPAADPHAGHDMNNMSNMSH, from the coding sequence ATGAGAATATGGCATAAAGTGCTGACCGCAAGCGCGGCAGTGGTTCTGGCGTCCGCCTGCTCCCAGGAGGCCGAAGCACCCGCCAACCAGCAGGAAAGTGCAGATGCGAATGCAATGATGGCAGACCCAGCCAACCCATATGCCGAAGCTGAGATGCAGATGAAGGAGCGGATGGCGGCGGCTCTTGGCGCCAACCCTTCCGAGACATGGCTCCGCAAGATGATCGAGCATCATCGCGGCGCGATCGCCATGACTGAAGTTCTGGAAGCGGAGGGCGGCGATCCGCAGGTGCTCGAAAAGGCTCGCATGTCGGCGGACAAGCAGCGCAAGGAGATCACCGAACTGGAGCGGCTCCTGGGCACGGGCGCCGCCGCGGCATCAGGAGGCGAGAATCCCTACGCCCAAGCCGTCGAACAGATGCACCAGCGCATGATGGCGGCCAATGGCGCGAATCCCTCCGAGACCTGGATGCGCAAGATGGTCGCGCATCACCGAGGCGGGGTCGACATGTCGAATGTGCTGCTCGAGCTCGGCGGTGACCCCCGCATTCTCGAAAAGGCACGGATGACCGCAGCCGATCAGGCGAAGGAAGCGGACGAGCTGGAGCGGATGCTGCAGGGCGAGCAAGTCGGCGCCGCCGCCGCCGCCCCCGCTGCCCCCAAGGCGACGCCTGCCACTGCCGCTCAGGCGTCGGTCCCTCAGCGGACTGAGCCCGCCGCTAAGGCGAAGGCGGAAGCGCCGAAGGCCGCGGCGAAAGCTCCGGCGGAGCCGGCAGCCGACCCCCACGCCGGCCATGATATGAACAACATGAGCAACATGTCGCACTAG
- a CDS encoding NAD(P)H-dependent flavin oxidoreductase: protein MTFKTRITEMFGIETPIVMGGMTGVGYGELVAAVAEAGALGFITAHMFPSGEALRAEIDKVRRITDKPFGVNLTLLPSINPIPYEEYREAIIASGVRIVETAGRAPTEHLPAFKEAGVQVIHKCTSVRHSVSAVRKGVDVISIDGFECAGHPGEDDVGLVVLLPATVDALPGVPIIASGGMADGRGLVAALALGADAVNMGTRFCATQEAAIHPAVKRKIVENTERDTVLVGRPLRNTARVARNAVSEEVAAIQRNPDSTFDDVKHLMAGARGRDRVYGQGDLDGGIWSSGQSQALIHDIPTCRELVANIMAQAEAARARIDRIAR from the coding sequence ATGACCTTCAAGACGCGCATCACCGAAATGTTCGGGATCGAAACCCCGATCGTGATGGGCGGCATGACCGGTGTGGGTTATGGCGAACTGGTCGCCGCGGTTGCGGAGGCAGGGGCGCTGGGCTTCATCACCGCGCACATGTTTCCGAGCGGGGAGGCGCTGCGGGCGGAAATCGACAAGGTGCGCCGGATCACCGACAAGCCTTTCGGCGTCAATCTCACCCTGCTGCCATCGATCAATCCGATCCCGTATGAGGAATATCGCGAGGCCATCATCGCGAGCGGCGTGCGCATCGTGGAAACTGCCGGCCGCGCGCCGACTGAGCACCTCCCCGCGTTCAAGGAGGCCGGCGTGCAAGTGATCCACAAGTGTACCAGCGTCCGCCATTCCGTAAGCGCGGTCCGCAAGGGCGTCGATGTCATCAGCATCGACGGATTCGAGTGCGCCGGCCATCCGGGCGAGGACGACGTGGGGCTGGTCGTCCTGCTCCCGGCGACGGTCGACGCCCTGCCGGGCGTGCCGATTATCGCCAGCGGCGGCATGGCCGACGGGCGTGGCCTCGTGGCGGCACTGGCGCTGGGCGCCGATGCCGTGAACATGGGGACGCGCTTCTGCGCCACGCAGGAAGCCGCGATCCACCCGGCGGTGAAGCGCAAGATCGTGGAAAACACCGAACGCGACACGGTGCTCGTGGGGCGCCCCTTGCGAAACACGGCACGCGTGGCGCGCAATGCTGTCTCGGAAGAAGTCGCGGCGATCCAGCGCAATCCCGATTCGACGTTCGACGATGTGAAGCACCTGATGGCAGGGGCCCGCGGGCGCGACCGGGTTTACGGTCAGGGCGATCTCGACGGCGGCATCTGGTCCAGCGGGCAGAGCCAGGCGCTGATCCACGACATTCCCACTTGCAGGGAACTCGTCGCAAACATCATGGCGCAGGCCGAAGCAGCCCGCGCCCGAATCGACCGCATCGCGCGCTAG
- a CDS encoding L,D-transpeptidase family protein — protein MTSTSRAFRALSAGAMLVAGMGAVVVMTTAPIAAHAAETRQGLRSPVQAAIANEAGDLDRFYRAREYQPLWLMNDGTAGEAARALLHRLETAQFDGLDERTVKRFQTRSIRRDLDRAADGRASAIAKADVRLSELFANYVRAVRAAPRSDMILESRVLAPVVPTPVSALSAADKAPSLATYIKDMGWMHPFYAPLRDAMEAATFSADERRIIWTNLDRIRALPATPAERYVLVDAASARLWMYENGKPVDTMKVVVGTPETPTPPMAGFIRYAIFNPYWNVPPDMVQGKIAQRVIKGGTRYLRQGGYEVLSGYDADAEILDPAAVDWKSVAAGAPPPHVRQKPGGSNFMGKVKYEFPNAQGIYLHDTPERALLKKEDRQFSNGCVRLEDADRFGKWLLGQSRFKTTAKPEQRVDLPTVVPVYITYLTAFPTAKGIAFRDDVYGRDARMRFAQND, from the coding sequence ATGACGAGCACTTCACGCGCCTTCCGGGCGCTGTCCGCAGGCGCGATGCTCGTCGCAGGCATGGGCGCGGTCGTCGTGATGACGACCGCACCCATCGCCGCCCATGCGGCAGAGACGCGGCAGGGTTTGCGCTCGCCTGTTCAGGCAGCGATCGCGAACGAGGCAGGCGATCTCGATCGGTTCTACCGGGCCCGCGAATACCAACCGCTATGGCTGATGAACGACGGGACCGCGGGCGAAGCGGCCCGCGCCCTACTCCACCGGCTGGAAACCGCCCAGTTCGATGGGCTGGACGAACGCACCGTCAAACGATTCCAGACTCGGTCGATACGCCGCGATCTCGATCGCGCGGCCGATGGCCGTGCCTCGGCTATCGCGAAAGCGGACGTGCGGCTTTCGGAACTGTTCGCGAACTACGTGCGCGCCGTTCGCGCGGCGCCGCGCAGCGACATGATCCTGGAAAGCAGGGTTCTCGCACCCGTCGTGCCCACGCCGGTGTCGGCCCTTTCGGCTGCCGACAAGGCCCCTTCGCTGGCGACCTACATCAAGGACATGGGGTGGATGCACCCGTTCTATGCGCCGCTCCGCGATGCGATGGAAGCGGCCACCTTCTCGGCTGACGAGCGCCGGATCATCTGGACGAATCTCGACCGCATTCGTGCTCTCCCTGCCACGCCGGCAGAGCGGTACGTGCTCGTCGATGCGGCAAGCGCGCGGCTGTGGATGTACGAAAACGGCAAGCCGGTCGATACGATGAAGGTCGTGGTGGGAACGCCGGAGACGCCGACTCCCCCGATGGCCGGGTTCATCCGCTACGCCATCTTCAACCCCTATTGGAACGTTCCCCCCGACATGGTGCAGGGAAAGATTGCCCAGCGCGTGATCAAGGGCGGGACGCGTTACCTTCGCCAGGGCGGATATGAAGTGCTCTCGGGGTACGATGCGGATGCCGAAATCCTCGATCCGGCAGCCGTGGACTGGAAGTCGGTTGCAGCCGGCGCGCCGCCGCCGCACGTCCGCCAGAAGCCCGGCGGCAGCAACTTCATGGGCAAGGTGAAGTACGAATTCCCGAATGCCCAGGGCATCTACCTTCATGACACGCCTGAGCGGGCGCTTCTCAAGAAGGAGGATCGCCAGTTCAGCAACGGGTGCGTCCGCCTGGAAGATGCGGATCGGTTCGGCAAGTGGCTGCTCGGCCAGTCGCGTTTCAAGACCACCGCCAAGCCGGAACAGCGCGTGGACCTGCCGACGGTTGTCCCCGTGTACATTACCTACCTCACCGCGTTCCCCACCGCGAAAGGAATCGCGTTCCGGGATGATGTCTATGGACGGGATGCGCGCATGCGGTTCGCGCAGAACGACTGA
- a CDS encoding DUF305 domain-containing protein yields the protein MQQGHEGRGGMSQQMMRKHYMLFGLNMVLSTIIMYLVMFEMIRGWGEFVHNINFFYMALTMAMPMGVLMLWMMGSMYANKRLNLILYIALAVVFVLAFAAVRTQALVGDKQFARSMIPHHSGAILMCKESQLQDAELRDLCFKPDGIIASQEREIAEMKAILERL from the coding sequence ATGCAACAGGGACACGAAGGTCGGGGCGGTATGAGCCAGCAGATGATGCGCAAGCACTACATGTTGTTCGGGCTCAACATGGTACTGAGCACGATCATCATGTATCTTGTGATGTTCGAGATGATCCGCGGCTGGGGCGAGTTCGTCCATAACATCAACTTCTTCTACATGGCCCTGACGATGGCGATGCCGATGGGCGTGCTCATGCTGTGGATGATGGGGTCGATGTACGCGAACAAGCGGCTCAACCTCATTCTCTATATTGCCCTCGCTGTCGTATTCGTTCTCGCGTTCGCTGCAGTGCGGACGCAGGCGCTGGTCGGGGACAAGCAGTTCGCGCGTTCGATGATCCCGCACCATTCGGGCGCAATCCTGATGTGCAAGGAATCACAGCTCCAGGACGCGGAGCTCCGGGACCTCTGCTTCAAGCCCGACGGCATCATCGCTTCTCAGGAGCGCGAGATCGCGGAAATGAAAGCCATTCTGGAGCGACTGTAG
- a CDS encoding periplasmic heavy metal sensor has product MTLGSRRLWLLAVTAFLAALAGVLIGRSISDPRPEQSSALHELLHEEIGLDGRQLDQIEQIETDFAIRRRELELELRADNARLAAAIEAEHGYGPRVTAEIDRSHRAMGELQKETLRHIFAMRAVLRPDQAEKFDRAVVRALTADAK; this is encoded by the coding sequence GTGACCCTCGGCTCCAGACGTCTCTGGTTGCTTGCCGTAACGGCGTTCCTGGCAGCATTGGCGGGCGTTCTCATCGGCCGCAGCATTTCCGATCCACGTCCGGAGCAATCGAGCGCGCTTCATGAGCTGCTTCACGAGGAGATCGGCCTTGATGGCCGGCAACTCGACCAGATCGAGCAGATCGAGACAGATTTCGCCATCCGCCGGCGCGAGCTCGAGCTTGAGCTGAGAGCCGACAATGCGAGGCTCGCGGCGGCGATAGAAGCGGAGCATGGCTATGGGCCGCGCGTGACGGCGGAAATCGACCGTTCGCACCGCGCGATGGGGGAGCTGCAGAAGGAGACGCTGAGGCACATCTTCGCGATGCGCGCAGTGCTGCGCCCCGACCAGGCCGAGAAATTCGATCGTGCGGTGGTGAGAGCCCTGACCGCCGATGCGAAATGA
- a CDS encoding calcium-binding protein — translation MIVGSDRADAPAGTNRWDHFFGRGGSDRFDGGAGDDVIQGDKGDDLLSGGDGSDWIDGGDGADRLMGGLMADMLNGGKGNDHLDAGAGHDMLEGAEGSDRLIGGAGADAFIVDRTSGNDVVLDFTAGPGSFDHVAFLDISADELIIIDTAAGVKIAWDGGEDSILLKGVFKDDLVQDDFMFNTGPQFVPGISTQGSEYIDPGFFL, via the coding sequence ATGATCGTCGGCAGTGACCGGGCCGACGCACCGGCGGGCACAAACCGCTGGGACCATTTCTTCGGCCGCGGCGGGAGCGACCGGTTCGATGGCGGTGCCGGCGATGATGTGATCCAGGGCGACAAAGGCGACGATCTGCTTTCCGGCGGCGACGGCTCGGACTGGATCGATGGCGGGGATGGCGCCGACCGACTGATGGGCGGTCTGATGGCGGACATGCTGAACGGCGGCAAGGGCAATGACCATCTCGACGCCGGCGCCGGTCACGACATGCTTGAAGGTGCCGAAGGCAGTGACAGGCTGATTGGCGGAGCGGGGGCGGATGCCTTCATCGTCGACCGGACCAGCGGCAATGACGTCGTGCTCGACTTCACGGCCGGCCCCGGGTCGTTCGACCATGTCGCATTTCTGGACATCAGTGCCGACGAGCTCATCATCATCGATACGGCCGCGGGTGTGAAGATCGCCTGGGACGGTGGCGAGGATTCAATCCTGCTGAAGGGCGTGTTCAAGGATGATCTCGTCCAGGATGATTTCATGTTCAACACGGGTCCGCAATTCGTGCCCGGCATCAGCACGCAGGGTTCAGAATATATCGATCCGGGTTTCTTCCTGTAG